A window of Solanum stenotomum isolate F172 chromosome 3, ASM1918654v1, whole genome shotgun sequence contains these coding sequences:
- the LOC125858385 gene encoding 1-acyl-sn-glycerol-3-phosphate acyltransferase 2, protein MAIAAAAVIVPLGVLFFISGLVINLIQATCFALVRPISKSTYRRINRIVAELLWLELVWIVDWWAGVKIKVYADPETFNLMGKEHALVIANHRSDIDWLVGWILAQRSGCLGSSLAVMKKSSKLLPVIGWSMWFSEYLFLERSWAKDERTLKSGLQRLSDYPLPFWLALFVEGTRFTQAKLLAAQEYAASAGLPVPRNVLIPRTKGFVTAVSHMRSFVPAIYDATIRIPKSSPAPTMLRLFKGQPSVVHVHLKRHEMKDLPENDDAIAQWCRDIFVAKDKLLDKHIADDTFGEEKLQDIGRPIKSLVVVASWACILILGTIKFLQATALLSSWKGVAISAALMAIITVLMQFLINFSKSERSTAAKVAPAKENNVNQARGNGQEDKTH, encoded by the exons ATGGCGATTGCAGCTGCAGCTGTTATCGTTCCGTTGGGCGTTCTCTTCTTCATTTCGGGTCTTGTTATCAATCTTATTCAG GCTACTTGCTTTGCCCTTGTACGACCAATTTCGAAGAGCACATACAGGAGGATTAATAGAATCGTTGCAGAGCTCTTATGGCTGGAACTTGTGTGGATAGTTGATTGGTGGGCAGGTGTAAAG ATTAAAGTGTACGCCGACCCAGAGACATTTAATCTAATGG GTAAAGAACATGCTCTTGTCATTGCAAATCACAGAAGTGACATAGATTGGCTTGTTGGTTGGATCTTAGCTCAG AGATCTGGTTGCCTTGGTAGCTCATTAGCTGTAATGAAGAAGTCATCAAAACTCCTTCCA GTAATTGGTTGGTCCATGTGGTTCTCTGAGTATCTTTTCCTTGAAAGAAGCTGGGCCAAGGATGAAAGAACATTGAAG TCAGGTCTTCAACGGCTAAGCGATTACCCTTTGCCGTTCTGGTTGGCACTTTTTGTTGAAGGCACCCGCTTTACACAAGCAAAGCTTTTGGCAGCTCAAGAATATGCTGCTTCAGCTGGGTTACCTGTTCCAAGGAATGTATTGATTCCTCGCACTAAG GGTTTTGTTACTGCAGTAAGTCATATGCGCTCATTTGTTCCAGCTATTTATGATGCAACAATACGCATCCCCAAAAGTTCACCTGCACCTACAATGCTGAGACTCTTCAAGGGGCAGCCTTCTGTG GTGCATGTGCATCTCAAGCGGCATGAGATGAAGGATCTGCCTGAAAATGATGATGCCATTGCCCAATGGTGTAGAGATATCTTTGTGGCCAAG GATAAGTTATTGGACAAACATATTGCTGATGACACTTTTGGAGAAGAAAAGCTGCAAGACATTGGCCGCCCAATCAAATCCCTTGTG GTAGTCGCATCTTGGGCATGCATTCTTATCTTAGGAACCATAAAATTTTTACAAGCAACTGCCTTGTTGTCATCATGGAAGGGTGTGGCAATATCAGCTGCTCTCATGGCTATTATTACAGTGCTCATGCaatttttgattaatttctCAAAGTCAGAACGCTCTACAGCTGCCAAGGTTGCACCAGCAAAGGAAAATAATGTGAATCAGGCTAGAGGAAATGGGCAGGAGGACAAAACACactaa
- the LOC125858920 gene encoding uncharacterized protein LOC125858920, which translates to MPGYAKFMKDLVTKKRAISFKNDERLQHCSAIDTRSLVKKKGDPGALKLTAKRLLIADKTVKKPIGVLQDVLVKVESSMKQESDLKSVSVVNHIVELGSDVSIEERLGVDAVVAIMMNFEGDGIEDYDELVAALDRFEFRSKPKKLKLDMKNRDSPPTKLSVEEAPKLELKDLPSHLRYVFLGRDGTLRVIIVAELSEVQEEALVSVLKRFKRSIGWTIANIIGIPPGIFSRKIQLMPDSKPSIKHQRRLKSAYTREEEAIKLGDGAGINDEFPDEQVLAASPDLIPWFTDFANYLASDLVLLDFSFHQRRKFMHDLKKFFWDEPYLFRICVDGIIRRCVSFITCWWASYWPFRVTQVFPHGAVELENKEGTSFKVNGQRIKVYMGKSESVEGERAKDQGLHGEILMKSE; encoded by the exons atgcctgggtatgcgaagtttatgaagGATTTGGTGACCAAAAAGAGGGCCATCAGTTTTAAGAATGATGAGAGGTTGCAACATTGCAGTGCTATTGACACTAGGTCActtgtgaagaagaaaggggatcctg GCGCTCTAAAACTGACTGCGAAGCGACTACTCATTGCCGATAAAACTGTGAAGAAGCCCATTGGGGTTCTCCAAGATGTccttgtgaaagtggagtc gtcTATGAAGCAGGAAAGCGATCTCAAGTCAGTATCAGTGGTGAATCATATTGTGGAGCTAGGATCTGATGTGTCTATTGAAgagaggttgggtgttgatgcagTGGTAGCgataatgatgaattttgagggtgatggtattgaagactaCGATGAATTAGTTGCCGCACTTGATAGGTTCGAATTTCGTTCCAAACCAAAGAAATTAAAGCTAGATATGAAGAATCGCGACTCTCCACCCACAAAACTGTCTGTTGAAGAAGCTCCAAAATTGGAGCTCAAGGATCTACCatcgcatttgaggtatgtattcttggggagaGATGGAACTTTACGGGTAATCATTGTTGCTGAATTGAGTGAGGTACAAGAAGAGGCATTGGTTTCTGTGTTGAAGAGGTTCAAACGGTCTATTGGATGGACTATTGCGaacattattgggattcctcctggCATTTTTTCTcgtaaaatccaactcatgccggaCAGCAAGCCTAGTATCAAGCACCAAAGGAGACTAAAATCCGCCTATACAAGAG AGGAGGAAGCTATCAAGCTAGGTGATGGAGCTGGAATTAATGATGAATTCCCAGACGAACAGGTTTTGGCTGCTTCTCCTGATCTTATTCCTTGGTTCACAGATtttgctaactacttggcaagtGATTTGGTGCTATTAGATTTTTCATTCCATCAAAGGAGAAAATTTATGCATGATCtgaagaagttcttttgggatgagccttacttgtttcGTATTTGTGTTGATGGGATAATTCGTCGTTGTGTGTCATTCATcacctgttggtgggcatcatactg GCCATTCCGAGTCACTCAAGTATTTCCACATGGAGCGGTCGAGCTCGAGAACAAGGAGGGAACAAGCTTCaaggtgaacgggcaaaggatcaaggtcTACATGGGGAAATCGGAGAGTGTGGaaggtgaacgggcaaaggatcaaggtcTACATGGGgaaatcttgatgaagtctgagtaa